In a single window of the Spodoptera frugiperda isolate SF20-4 chromosome 19, AGI-APGP_CSIRO_Sfru_2.0, whole genome shotgun sequence genome:
- the LOC118281119 gene encoding uncharacterized protein LOC118281119: protein MRLPLPTQRRCLFIITIASAILTLTWLYLPRHSHRTTVVQDPMTLHSRSRLLPFSFWNHRSVYPERYKGSYSCMKFPEMNDLKYAAVSWQWLPIVNGSVYIYGAYWDPRFEEPLVRILVYCDVVPVPKLYCQLWFPNDNEPQTELATPLFGWDRAWDGPTMGVNEPYILTCSCRRHPPEKETAPVAVSVVTAPCGDATNVLDIQNAPFDAEISKRTPPQRNNSSIAVCLKWLHYRSDISASLVEWLQLIKHFGAERVYIYIVRIHPNVRKVLKYYADQGFVVVTEIDHPPQISGLKQSRGSRDFEDYKRELLPLNDCLYRNLFRHSWLLAIDLDEIIVPLPNTTWPYIIESELSNQYMLIDALVFRNYLVLDGAQKDLEGPAKARILSHTWRAIAPSPPGFFEKSFINTSSVIAMHNHLPILCKRECSIVGVSLDGPGTFLHFREKCYDGEDCPELHNVMKEDFLASWRPTVLQEIRHILGVLDLEPLD from the exons ATGCGACTACCCCTCCCTACCCAGCGTCGGTGCCTCTTCATCATCACAATAGCATCAGCAATCCTCACATTAACCTGGCTATACCTACCCAGACACTCTCACAGAACAACTGTAGTCCAGGATCCGATGACACTCCACTCCCGTTCCAGATTACTCCCATTCAGTTTCTGGAACCACCGTTCCGTTTACCCAGAAAGGTATAAGGGCAGTTACTCCTGCATGAAATTCCCTGAAATGAATGATTTGAAGTACGCGGCTGTGTCGTGGCAGTGGCTGCCGATTGTGAATGGAAGTGTGTATATCTACGGCGCGTACTGGGACCCGCGGTTTGAAGAACCGTTGGTCAGGATCCTGGTGTACTGTGATGTCGTCCCGGTGCCCAAACTATACTGCCAGTTGTG GTTCCCGAACGACAATGAACCACAAACAGAACTGGCGACCCCATTATTCGGCTGGGATCGAGCCTGGGATGGTCCTACCATGGGGGTGAACGAGCCTTACATCCTAACCTGCAGCTGTAGACGACACCCCCCTGAGAAGGAGACAGCGCCGGTCGCTGTGTCAGTGGTCACAGCCCCCTGCGGGGACGCTACTAATGTCTTAGATATACAG AACGCGCCATTCGACGCAGAAATAAGCAAGAGAACGCCACCACAGCGCAACAACTCTTCTATAGCAGTCTGCCTGAAGTGGCTGCACTACCGGAGCGATATCTCCGCCAGTCTGGTGGAGTGGCTGCAGCTCATCAAGCACTTCGGAGCCGAGAGAGTCTACATATACATCGTCAGG ATACACCCAAACGTGCGTAAAGTCTTGAAGTACTACGCAGACCAAGGTTTCGTAGTAGTCACAGAGATCGACCACCCGCCGCAGATCTCTGGCCTGAAGCAGTCGAGAGGGAGTCGAGATTTTGAGGACTATAAGAGGGAACTCCTCCCTCTGAATGACTGTCTGTACAGGAACCTCTTCCGCCACTCCTGGCTGCTGGCGATAGACCTGGACGAGATTATTGTGCCTCTTCC AAATACAACATGGCCTTACATTATCGAATCAGAACTAAGCAATCAGTACATGCTGATTGATGCTCTGGTCTTCAGAAACTACCTCGTGTTGGATGGGGCTCAGAAAGACTTGGAGGGACCTGCTAAAGCCCGCATACTGTCCCATACTTGGCGGGCTATTGCGCCTAGTCCACCAG gATTCTTCGAGAAATCGTTCATCAACACATCATCGGTAATAGCCATGCACAACCACTTGCCAATCTTATGTAAGAGGGAGTGTTCAATCGTAGGGGTATCACTGGACGGTCCGGGTACCTTTCTACACTTCAGAGAGAAATGTTACGACGGGGAGGATTGTCCTGAACTGCACAATGTGATGAAAGAAGATTTCCTAGCGAGCTGGCGACCAACTGTCCTGCAAGAGATTAGACATATATTGGGTGTCTTAGATTTGGAGCCGTTGGATTAG